In Fundulus heteroclitus isolate FHET01 chromosome 16, MU-UCD_Fhet_4.1, whole genome shotgun sequence, a single genomic region encodes these proteins:
- the mif4gdb gene encoding MIF4G domain-containing protein B, whose translation MENSSEDYKIQSFDMDTQKLLKTALKDPGSVNLEKVSNVLVDQSLKDPFFSKEAGRICFTIVQAEAKQNNGAVFRRHLLNRLQQEFKQREETRKRSLQEWVCYVTFICNIFDYLKVNNMPMVALVPPVYDCLVRLAQPDALLNEEEVDCLVLQLHRIGEQLEKVNGQRMDELFFLLRDGFLLQEGLTSMARLLLLEILEFRAGGWMLSSTAHKYYYSEISE comes from the exons ATGGAAAACTCCAGCGAGGACTACAAGATCCAGTCATTCGACATGGATACACAGAAACTGCTAAAAACAGCCTTGAAAG ATCCAGGTTCTGTGAACCTGGAGAAGGTGTCCAACGTCCTCGTGGACCAGTCGTTGAAGGACCCCTTTTTCAGCAAGGAGGCCGGCCGCATCTGCTTCACAATCGTGCAG GCGGAGGCCAAGCAAAACAACGGCGCCGTGTTTAGGAGGCACCTGCTGAACCGCCTGCAGCAGGAGTTCAAGCAGCGCGAGGAGACCAGGAAGCGCTCGCTGCAGGAGTGGGTCTGCTACGTCACCTTCATCTGCAACATCTTCGACTACCTCAAG GTGAACAACATGCCGATGGTGGCCCTGGTCCCTCCTGTGTACGACTGTCTGGTGAGGCTGGCCCAACCGGACGCTCTTCTGAACGAGGAAGAG GTGGACTGCCTGGTGCTGCAGCTGCATCGCATCGGGGAGCAGCTGGAGAAGGTGAACGGCCAGCGGATGGACGAGCTCTTCTTCCTGCTGCGGGACGGCTTCCTCCTGCAGGAGGGCCTCACCTCCATGGCCCGCCTCCTGCTGCTGGAGATCCTGGAGTTCCGGGCCGGCGGCTGGATGCTCAGCAGCACCGCCCACAAGTACTACTACAGCGAAATCTCCGAGTGA